Proteins co-encoded in one Chloroflexota bacterium genomic window:
- a CDS encoding integrase core domain-containing protein has product EPEDINELNRWFQHYLHVYNTERPHMGLNMQRPKEAIALYQKS; this is encoded by the coding sequence GAGCCAGAGGATATCAATGAACTGAACCGGTGGTTCCAGCATTACCTCCACGTCTACAACACTGAGCGGCCCCATATGGGGCTTAATATGCAAAGACCAAAGGAGGCCATCGCCCTGTACCAAAAGTCGTGA